The following are from one region of the Prochlorococcus marinus str. SB genome:
- a CDS encoding NnrU family protein encodes MEIHKTSLIILILILIFAVIHSGGAALRIKAESIMGPRLWRLCFVFLSLPSAIILISYFLAHRYDGIRLWNLQGNNFVFIVVWFLTAISFLFLYPATYNLLEIPSVLKPKVRIYGTGIMRITRHPQAFGQIIWCFAHTLWIGTSFTLVTSIGLVLHHLFAIWHGDKRLANRFGEEFENFKKNTSIIPFLAILEGRQEFKIKEFFRLSQVGILIAIGVLWWSHQYINIAVKTFNSSFLSEFFN; translated from the coding sequence ATGGAGATTCATAAAACTTCGCTAATCATCTTAATTTTGATTTTGATTTTTGCGGTCATTCATAGTGGGGGAGCTGCTTTAAGAATCAAAGCAGAATCTATTATGGGTCCAAGATTATGGCGTTTGTGTTTTGTTTTTTTAAGTTTGCCATCTGCAATTATCTTGATTAGTTATTTTTTAGCTCATAGATATGACGGAATCAGATTATGGAATTTACAGGGTAATAATTTTGTTTTTATAGTCGTTTGGTTCTTAACTGCAATAAGTTTTTTATTTTTATATCCCGCTACTTACAATTTGCTAGAAATTCCTTCAGTTTTAAAACCTAAAGTACGAATCTATGGAACTGGGATAATGCGAATCACAAGACATCCACAAGCATTTGGTCAGATAATTTGGTGTTTTGCTCATACTTTATGGATTGGTACATCATTCACATTAGTAACTTCTATTGGCTTAGTTTTGCATCACCTTTTTGCAATCTGGCATGGCGATAAGAGATTAGCAAATAGATTTGGAGAAGAATTTGAAAATTTTAAAAAAAATACTTCAATAATCCCTTTCTTGGCGATACTTGAGGGGAGGCAAGAATTTAAGATTAAAGAATTTTTTAGGTTATCTCAAGTTGGCATATTAATTGCAATAGGCGTACTTTGGTGGTCTCATCAATATATAAATATTGCTGTTAAAACATTTAATTCATCATTTTTGTCTGAATTTTTCAATTGA